The following nucleotide sequence is from Alistipes sp. ZOR0009.
ATCTATGTCAGCCTCAGCAAGAGAGTAAACCGTAGGAAAAGTTTCCGTAAAATTTAGGTAATACTCAAGTCCCTGAGCCACCCTTGTTTGCTGCAAAATAACCTCCGAAACCCATATTTTATACGGATCAGAGGTGTGTCGCCAAGGTAAATCACGCTTATTGCGCTCGTACCATTCGATTAAAATATGAGAGAATACCATAAGTATCAAGAAGAAAAATCAAGAAAAACCAACCAAAAATAATCGAAATGTGTTTCATTTATAGATATAAAACATATATATTTGCAGTCTGAATAATGCATAACAATTCAAACGATTGATAATTAAAGCTTTTAACCATGACAAAGGCAGATATCGTAAACGAGATTTCGAAAAATACCGGAATTGAGAAAGTGACTGTACAAAAGGCAGTTGAAGCATTTATGGAAGCCATTAAAGATTCTCTAGTAAAAGACAAGAATGTTTACCTAAGAGGCTTTGGATCTTTCATCGTTAAAAAGAGAGCTCAAAAAACCGCTCGTAACATTTCAAAGAACACTACTATTATTATTCCAGAACACAACATTCCTTCATTCAAGCCAGCAAAAAGCTTTACTGGTAAGGTGAAGAATACTGTTAAGTCGAAATAGTTAACCTTTTAAAATCAAAGTTATGCCAAGCGGTAAAAAAAGGAAGAGACATAAAATGGCTACGCACAAGCGTAAAAAACGCTTAAGAAAGAACAGACACAAAAAGAAAAAATAGTAGTCTGGACTTTATAGTCTAAAAAACATCAAACCTAAAGAGTCCAAAGATTCTTTAGGTTTGTTTTATTAAACAGGGAACAAAAAGAGAACAGTGAGTAACGAACTAATTATTGACGTAAGCGCAACCGAGATTAGCATTGCTCAGCTCGAAGACAAAAGGCTTATAGAGCTACACAGCGAACGCCGAGAGGAAGGTTTTTCTGTGGGAGACATCTATATAGGCCGTGTCAGAAAGCTAATGCCTGGTCTTAACGCTGCCTTTGTTGACGTTGGTTACGAAAAGGATGCTTTCCTTCACTACCTTGATCTTGGACCACAATTCAGCTCTCTGTCTAAGTTTTTGCAACAATCCTACGCCAAAAAGTCGAAAGGCAACCCATTTTACAGCATGAAAATGGACCAGGATATCGACAAAAATGGCAAGATATCTACGGTAATCAACCCCGGGCAAAACATCTTAGTACAGATTGCGAAAGAACCCATTTCCACAAAGGGGCCTCGTCTAACATCCGAAATCTCCATTGCTG
It contains:
- a CDS encoding HU family DNA-binding protein, with amino-acid sequence MTKADIVNEISKNTGIEKVTVQKAVEAFMEAIKDSLVKDKNVYLRGFGSFIVKKRAQKTARNISKNTTIIIPEHNIPSFKPAKSFTGKVKNTVKSK